A window from Temnothorax longispinosus isolate EJ_2023e chromosome 1, Tlon_JGU_v1, whole genome shotgun sequence encodes these proteins:
- the LOC139824892 gene encoding E3 ubiquitin-protein ligase MARCHF8 isoform X1 — MYADYIFGEGWRVMPVHQINVNPPDWQPPLSIGPSNNTSPAGGEALSEWIPQNFTYGTVVTIIPDDCHSSVSTLSSTNHDICRICHCEGEEGAPLLAPCYCSGSLRYVHQACLQQWIKASDTRACELCKFTFIMHAKTKPFCEWEKLEMSALEVRKLWCAVAFHAVAALCVAWSLYVLVERSVEEARRGFVDWSFWTKLIVVVIGSTGGLVFMYIQCKAYITLCRKWRAFNRVIFIQNAPEKVVLPPSPTDSLREVTLPLKDPTASMAELNRTLLPRTIDPPCASQVAKPDSAPPPQRHDAQLKLYVFDKLSSSEDNL, encoded by the exons atgtatgc tgATTATATATTTGGCGAGGGTTGGAGAGTAATGCCGGTTCATCAGATTAATGTTAATCCGCCTGATTGGCAACCACCATTGTCAATTGGTCCTTCCAATAATACGAGTCCCGCTGGTGGAGAAGCTCTGTCAGAATGGATACCCCAG aattttaCTTATGGTACAGTAGTTACTATTATACCAGATGATTGCCACTCGTCCGTAAGCACGTTATCTTCGACCAACCATGATATTTGCAG GATCTGCCATTGCGAGGGTGAAGAAGGCGCCCCATTGTTAGCGCCTTGCTATTGCAGCGGCAGTCTGCGCTACGTGCATCAGGCTTGCCTTCAACAATGGATAAAAGCTTCAGACACGCGCGCCTGCGAATTGTGCAAGTTCACATTTATCATGCATGCCAAGACAAAACCATTCTGCGAG TGGGAGAAGCTCGAGATGTCCGCGCTGGAAGTCCGAAAATTATGGTGCGCAGTCGCTTTTCACGCCGTCGCCGCGCTCTGCGTGGCATGGTCGTTATACGTACTCGTTGAACGATCCGTGGAGGAGGCCCGTCGCGGATTCGTCGACTGGTCCTTCTGGACCAAATTGATAGTCGTCGTGATCGGTTCTACTGGCGGATTagtttttatgtatattcaaTGCAAAGCGTATATTACATTATGCAGAAAGTGGCGAGCATTTAATAG GgtgatatttattcaaaatgcTCCCGAGAAAGTGGTGCTTCCTCCCTCACCCACGGACTCTTTAAGAGAAGTTACCCTACCCCTGAAGGACCCAACTGCCTCGATGGCCGAGCTCAACCGCACCTTGTTACCCCGTACCATAGATCCTCCATGTGCCTCGCAAGTGGCGAAGCCCGACTCTGCCCCGCCACCGCAGAGGCACGATGCTCAACTGAAACTTTACGTATTCGACAAATTGTCTTCGTCCGAGGACAATCTATAA
- the LOC139824892 gene encoding E3 ubiquitin-protein ligase MARCHF8 isoform X2 gives MPVHQINVNPPDWQPPLSIGPSNNTSPAGGEALSEWIPQNFTYGTVVTIIPDDCHSSVSTLSSTNHDICRICHCEGEEGAPLLAPCYCSGSLRYVHQACLQQWIKASDTRACELCKFTFIMHAKTKPFCEWEKLEMSALEVRKLWCAVAFHAVAALCVAWSLYVLVERSVEEARRGFVDWSFWTKLIVVVIGSTGGLVFMYIQCKAYITLCRKWRAFNRVIFIQNAPEKVVLPPSPTDSLREVTLPLKDPTASMAELNRTLLPRTIDPPCASQVAKPDSAPPPQRHDAQLKLYVFDKLSSSEDNL, from the exons ATGCCGGTTCATCAGATTAATGTTAATCCGCCTGATTGGCAACCACCATTGTCAATTGGTCCTTCCAATAATACGAGTCCCGCTGGTGGAGAAGCTCTGTCAGAATGGATACCCCAG aattttaCTTATGGTACAGTAGTTACTATTATACCAGATGATTGCCACTCGTCCGTAAGCACGTTATCTTCGACCAACCATGATATTTGCAG GATCTGCCATTGCGAGGGTGAAGAAGGCGCCCCATTGTTAGCGCCTTGCTATTGCAGCGGCAGTCTGCGCTACGTGCATCAGGCTTGCCTTCAACAATGGATAAAAGCTTCAGACACGCGCGCCTGCGAATTGTGCAAGTTCACATTTATCATGCATGCCAAGACAAAACCATTCTGCGAG TGGGAGAAGCTCGAGATGTCCGCGCTGGAAGTCCGAAAATTATGGTGCGCAGTCGCTTTTCACGCCGTCGCCGCGCTCTGCGTGGCATGGTCGTTATACGTACTCGTTGAACGATCCGTGGAGGAGGCCCGTCGCGGATTCGTCGACTGGTCCTTCTGGACCAAATTGATAGTCGTCGTGATCGGTTCTACTGGCGGATTagtttttatgtatattcaaTGCAAAGCGTATATTACATTATGCAGAAAGTGGCGAGCATTTAATAG GgtgatatttattcaaaatgcTCCCGAGAAAGTGGTGCTTCCTCCCTCACCCACGGACTCTTTAAGAGAAGTTACCCTACCCCTGAAGGACCCAACTGCCTCGATGGCCGAGCTCAACCGCACCTTGTTACCCCGTACCATAGATCCTCCATGTGCCTCGCAAGTGGCGAAGCCCGACTCTGCCCCGCCACCGCAGAGGCACGATGCTCAACTGAAACTTTACGTATTCGACAAATTGTCTTCGTCCGAGGACAATCTATAA
- the LOC139824892 gene encoding E3 ubiquitin-protein ligase MARCHF8 isoform X4, with protein sequence MDTPVTIIPDDCHSSVSTLSSTNHDICRICHCEGEEGAPLLAPCYCSGSLRYVHQACLQQWIKASDTRACELCKFTFIMHAKTKPFCEWEKLEMSALEVRKLWCAVAFHAVAALCVAWSLYVLVERSVEEARRGFVDWSFWTKLIVVVIGSTGGLVFMYIQCKAYITLCRKWRAFNRVIFIQNAPEKVVLPPSPTDSLREVTLPLKDPTASMAELNRTLLPRTIDPPCASQVAKPDSAPPPQRHDAQLKLYVFDKLSSSEDNL encoded by the exons ATGGATACCCCAG TTACTATTATACCAGATGATTGCCACTCGTCCGTAAGCACGTTATCTTCGACCAACCATGATATTTGCAG GATCTGCCATTGCGAGGGTGAAGAAGGCGCCCCATTGTTAGCGCCTTGCTATTGCAGCGGCAGTCTGCGCTACGTGCATCAGGCTTGCCTTCAACAATGGATAAAAGCTTCAGACACGCGCGCCTGCGAATTGTGCAAGTTCACATTTATCATGCATGCCAAGACAAAACCATTCTGCGAG TGGGAGAAGCTCGAGATGTCCGCGCTGGAAGTCCGAAAATTATGGTGCGCAGTCGCTTTTCACGCCGTCGCCGCGCTCTGCGTGGCATGGTCGTTATACGTACTCGTTGAACGATCCGTGGAGGAGGCCCGTCGCGGATTCGTCGACTGGTCCTTCTGGACCAAATTGATAGTCGTCGTGATCGGTTCTACTGGCGGATTagtttttatgtatattcaaTGCAAAGCGTATATTACATTATGCAGAAAGTGGCGAGCATTTAATAG GgtgatatttattcaaaatgcTCCCGAGAAAGTGGTGCTTCCTCCCTCACCCACGGACTCTTTAAGAGAAGTTACCCTACCCCTGAAGGACCCAACTGCCTCGATGGCCGAGCTCAACCGCACCTTGTTACCCCGTACCATAGATCCTCCATGTGCCTCGCAAGTGGCGAAGCCCGACTCTGCCCCGCCACCGCAGAGGCACGATGCTCAACTGAAACTTTACGTATTCGACAAATTGTCTTCGTCCGAGGACAATCTATAA
- the LOC139824892 gene encoding E3 ubiquitin-protein ligase MARCHF8 isoform X3, producing the protein MDTPVVTIIPDDCHSSVSTLSSTNHDICRICHCEGEEGAPLLAPCYCSGSLRYVHQACLQQWIKASDTRACELCKFTFIMHAKTKPFCEWEKLEMSALEVRKLWCAVAFHAVAALCVAWSLYVLVERSVEEARRGFVDWSFWTKLIVVVIGSTGGLVFMYIQCKAYITLCRKWRAFNRVIFIQNAPEKVVLPPSPTDSLREVTLPLKDPTASMAELNRTLLPRTIDPPCASQVAKPDSAPPPQRHDAQLKLYVFDKLSSSEDNL; encoded by the exons ATGGATACCCCAG TAGTTACTATTATACCAGATGATTGCCACTCGTCCGTAAGCACGTTATCTTCGACCAACCATGATATTTGCAG GATCTGCCATTGCGAGGGTGAAGAAGGCGCCCCATTGTTAGCGCCTTGCTATTGCAGCGGCAGTCTGCGCTACGTGCATCAGGCTTGCCTTCAACAATGGATAAAAGCTTCAGACACGCGCGCCTGCGAATTGTGCAAGTTCACATTTATCATGCATGCCAAGACAAAACCATTCTGCGAG TGGGAGAAGCTCGAGATGTCCGCGCTGGAAGTCCGAAAATTATGGTGCGCAGTCGCTTTTCACGCCGTCGCCGCGCTCTGCGTGGCATGGTCGTTATACGTACTCGTTGAACGATCCGTGGAGGAGGCCCGTCGCGGATTCGTCGACTGGTCCTTCTGGACCAAATTGATAGTCGTCGTGATCGGTTCTACTGGCGGATTagtttttatgtatattcaaTGCAAAGCGTATATTACATTATGCAGAAAGTGGCGAGCATTTAATAG GgtgatatttattcaaaatgcTCCCGAGAAAGTGGTGCTTCCTCCCTCACCCACGGACTCTTTAAGAGAAGTTACCCTACCCCTGAAGGACCCAACTGCCTCGATGGCCGAGCTCAACCGCACCTTGTTACCCCGTACCATAGATCCTCCATGTGCCTCGCAAGTGGCGAAGCCCGACTCTGCCCCGCCACCGCAGAGGCACGATGCTCAACTGAAACTTTACGTATTCGACAAATTGTCTTCGTCCGAGGACAATCTATAA
- the LOC139824970 gene encoding E3 ubiquitin-protein ligase RNF4, protein MIRIRVNVYEDITDDSIMNDSVVDISPTLIDVIDLTKESPSGSARTSRSRQRNTGDVASSVTNSSACRCRRPLSPIVLGNTPDAQTKNPRKKRRMLRATSSNEVLTVDDTNKEDDKPYCIVESDDRQPIPLTCPICLESLTSNLKPTTTRCGHLFCIECLESFIRISKKCPTCKTAITLKSCTRLYI, encoded by the exons atgaTACGCATACGTGTCAACGTATATGAGGACATTACCGATGATTCAATCATGAATGATTCAGTCGTGGACATTTCGCCTACCCTAATAGACGTTATCGATTTAACTAAAGAATCGCCATCGGGATCAGCCAGGACATCAAGATCACGTCAAAGAAATACCGGAGACGTAGCTTCTAGTGTAACCAACAGCTCAGCTTGTCGCTGTAGGAGACCCTTATCCCCTATAGTTTTAGGGAACACACCGGATGCTCAAAC GAAAAATCctagaaagaagagaagaatgCTTCGTGCTACAAGCTCGAACGAAGTTTTGACCGTCGATGACACGAATAAAGAGGACGATAAACCATATTGCATAGTCGAATCGGATGATAGGCAACCAATACCTCTAACGTGTCCGATATGCCTCGAGTCGCTAACTTCCAATTTAAAGCCCACTACTACTCGTTGCGGACATCTGTTTTGCATAGAATGTCTGGAGTCATTCATAcgtatatctaaaaaatgtcCGACTTGTAAAACAGCTATAACGTTAAAATCTTGTActcgtttatatatttaa